A part of Pararoseomonas sp. SCSIO 73927 genomic DNA contains:
- a CDS encoding amino acid ABC transporter substrate-binding protein: MIRPLAALAAVLASLLASPAGAQAPALGPSPTFDAVRARGQVVCGTAATLPGFATVDSRGEWSGLYVDVCRTVAAAMFGDASRVRYVATTLQNRLPMLQSGEIDILASNTTWTLTREASLGLQFAGVTFYDGQGFLVRRSLGVTSARQLDGATVCVQPGSTTELNLADYFRRNSMRLTPLVIETVEEVRNAVLAGRCDAYTIGTAALTAFRAGLGAQAAEFVLLPEVISKEPLGPVVRKGDGKWFDLVRWAGYAPLLAEEFGITSANVEARMSDPDPEVQRFLGRTGGFGTMLGVRDDWAAQIVRQVGNYAEQWDRNVTPLGLQRGLNRLWTNGGVHYPPPAR; encoded by the coding sequence ATGATCCGACCCCTCGCGGCCCTGGCGGCCGTTCTAGCCTCCCTCCTGGCCAGTCCGGCCGGGGCACAGGCACCGGCTCTCGGCCCGTCACCGACCTTCGACGCGGTTCGCGCACGCGGGCAGGTCGTCTGCGGCACGGCCGCCACCCTTCCCGGCTTCGCCACCGTCGACAGCCGCGGGGAATGGAGCGGCCTCTACGTGGATGTCTGCCGCACGGTTGCCGCGGCGATGTTCGGCGACGCCTCGCGCGTCCGCTACGTCGCGACCACGCTGCAGAACCGCTTGCCCATGCTCCAGTCGGGCGAGATCGACATCCTCGCCTCGAACACGACCTGGACCCTGACGCGGGAGGCAAGCCTCGGCCTGCAGTTCGCGGGCGTCACCTTCTACGACGGCCAGGGCTTCCTCGTCCGTCGCTCGCTCGGAGTCACCTCCGCGCGCCAGCTCGACGGCGCGACGGTCTGCGTCCAGCCCGGCTCCACGACGGAGCTGAACCTCGCCGACTACTTTCGGCGCAACAGCATGCGCCTCACCCCGCTGGTCATCGAGACGGTGGAGGAGGTGCGGAACGCCGTGCTGGCCGGGCGCTGCGATGCCTACACCATCGGCACCGCGGCGCTGACCGCCTTCCGGGCCGGGCTGGGGGCACAGGCGGCCGAGTTCGTCCTGCTGCCGGAGGTAATCAGCAAGGAACCGCTCGGGCCGGTGGTCCGCAAGGGCGATGGGAAATGGTTCGACCTCGTCCGGTGGGCCGGTTACGCGCCGCTCCTGGCCGAGGAGTTCGGCATCACCTCGGCCAACGTCGAGGCACGGATGAGCGATCCCGATCCCGAGGTGCAGCGCTTCCTCGGTCGCACCGGGGGCTTCGGGACCATGCTCGGCGTGCGGGACGACTGGGCGGCGCAGATCGTCCGGCAGGTCGGCAACTACGCCGAGCAGTGGGACCGCAACGTCACTCCGTTGGGCCTCCAGCGCGGCCTCAACCGCCTCTGGACGAACGGTGGGGTCCACTATCCGCCGCCTGCTCGCTGA
- a CDS encoding HAD-IA family hydrolase, which produces MNFDTRVDATGKRVLTFDCYGTLIDWETGILDLVRPWLAAAGRADIPEDLVLTAFALHQARHQQTRPVLLYPEVLSRTWGDVAATFGLPDDPNQRVAFAASAGDWPPFPDTVAALRRLSSRFALAILSNVDEASLARSLRLLEVPFLLTVTAERVGSYKPGAPHFETAIADLAAQGYPKESILHVAQSRHHDVDPASRFSIPTVWVDRRHDKRGTGATIANTAVPLARVPSLTALADAIGL; this is translated from the coding sequence ATGAACTTCGACACCCGGGTGGACGCGACGGGCAAGCGCGTCCTCACCTTCGACTGCTACGGCACCCTGATCGACTGGGAGACGGGGATCCTCGACCTCGTCCGCCCCTGGCTCGCGGCGGCCGGGCGGGCCGACATCCCCGAGGACCTCGTGCTCACCGCCTTCGCCCTGCATCAGGCGCGGCACCAGCAGACCCGCCCGGTCCTCCTCTACCCGGAGGTGCTGTCCCGCACCTGGGGCGACGTAGCGGCCACCTTCGGCCTGCCGGACGACCCGAACCAGCGCGTGGCCTTCGCGGCTTCCGCCGGGGACTGGCCGCCCTTCCCGGACACGGTCGCGGCCCTGCGTCGGCTGTCGTCCCGCTTCGCGCTCGCGATCCTCTCGAACGTGGACGAGGCCTCGCTCGCGCGCAGCCTGCGCCTTCTGGAGGTGCCCTTCCTCCTCACCGTCACGGCGGAGCGCGTCGGTTCCTACAAGCCCGGCGCCCCGCACTTCGAGACGGCGATCGCGGACCTCGCGGCCCAGGGCTATCCGAAGGAGAGCATCCTCCACGTCGCTCAGAGCCGTCACCACGATGTGGACCCGGCCTCCCGCTTCAGCATCCCCACCGTCTGGGTGGACCGGCGGCACGACAAGCGCGGCACCGGCGCGACCATCGCCAACACCGCCGTGCCTCTCGCGCGCGTGCCCTCGCTGACCGCTCTCGCCGATGCGATCGGCCTCTGA
- a CDS encoding GntR family transcriptional regulator produces the protein MPSLFLADLNLSEVASTRSFPDAVAAALREGILTGRLPAGTQLKQDYLARHFGTSRAPVREALQVLTGEGLLVVNRHRGIAVAPTDPDDLQEIAELRTMLEAHALRLSIPHLSRAELDEAAALLDEAEAAPGDPIGQSDLHWRFHRALIRRASRPRVLAQIESLHVAVSRYLLPAWTAAGLSVGWVASHRKLLTLARRGRGEDAAELNARQVEEARARVAAWLAEQETP, from the coding sequence ATGCCTTCCTTGTTCCTCGCCGATCTGAACCTGTCCGAAGTCGCTTCGACCCGCTCCTTCCCGGACGCGGTGGCCGCCGCGCTGCGCGAGGGCATCCTGACCGGCCGCCTGCCCGCGGGCACCCAGCTCAAGCAGGACTATCTTGCCCGCCACTTCGGCACCAGTCGCGCCCCGGTGCGCGAGGCGCTGCAGGTCTTGACGGGGGAGGGGCTGCTGGTGGTGAACCGCCATCGCGGCATCGCCGTCGCCCCCACCGACCCCGACGACCTCCAAGAGATCGCAGAACTCCGCACGATGCTGGAGGCCCACGCCCTGCGGCTATCGATCCCGCACCTGTCCCGTGCCGAGCTGGACGAGGCGGCCGCGCTGCTGGACGAGGCGGAGGCCGCGCCGGGCGATCCCATCGGGCAGTCCGACCTGCATTGGCGCTTCCACCGCGCCCTGATACGCCGGGCATCGCGGCCCCGCGTCCTCGCCCAGATCGAGAGCCTGCACGTCGCGGTGTCCCGCTATCTCCTCCCTGCCTGGACGGCCGCGGGTCTCTCGGTCGGATGGGTCGCCTCGCACCGCAAGCTGCTCACTCTCGCCCGGCGCGGGCGCGGGGAGGATGCCGCCGAGCTCAACGCCCGCCAGGTCGAGGAGGCGCGCGCCCGCGTCGCCGCCTGGCTGGCCGAACAGGAGACCCCATGA
- a CDS encoding sulfite exporter TauE/SafE family protein: protein MDGSVIAAIAAGAVMAGFVQGLSGFAFGLVAMSVWAWTLEPQLAAMLALSGALTGQVVAALTVRRGFDLARLAPFVVGGLVGIPLGIVVLPLLDIQMFRALLGILLVVWCPFMLLAPNLPPVTFGGGTADGVAGLLGGVLSGLGGFSGMFPTLWCTLRRMDKDTQRSIIQNFNLTMLSCAMAAHVASGSVTRDMLPMIALAASAMLVPSLLGARLYIGISEAAFRRIVLSLLTVSGVALLASSLPHLLSGGGERPPT from the coding sequence ATGGACGGGTCGGTGATTGCGGCGATCGCGGCCGGTGCCGTCATGGCGGGTTTCGTGCAGGGCCTTTCCGGCTTCGCCTTCGGACTCGTGGCGATGTCGGTCTGGGCCTGGACCCTCGAGCCACAGCTGGCCGCCATGCTGGCGCTGTCCGGCGCCCTGACGGGACAGGTCGTCGCGGCCCTGACGGTCCGCCGGGGCTTCGATCTCGCCCGCCTCGCCCCCTTCGTCGTCGGCGGGCTGGTCGGTATCCCGCTCGGCATTGTCGTCCTGCCCTTGCTCGACATCCAGATGTTCCGTGCCTTGCTCGGCATTCTCCTGGTCGTCTGGTGCCCGTTCATGCTCCTCGCCCCCAACCTGCCGCCGGTCACCTTCGGCGGTGGGACGGCCGACGGCGTCGCGGGGCTGCTGGGCGGCGTGCTCAGCGGCCTGGGCGGATTCTCCGGCATGTTCCCGACGCTCTGGTGCACCTTGCGGCGGATGGACAAGGACACCCAGCGCAGCATCATCCAGAACTTCAACCTGACCATGCTAAGCTGCGCCATGGCGGCGCACGTGGCGTCCGGCTCGGTCACGCGGGACATGCTGCCGATGATCGCCCTCGCTGCATCCGCGATGCTCGTCCCGTCGCTGCTCGGCGCGCGCCTCTACATCGGCATCAGCGAGGCGGCCTTCCGCAGGATCGTCCTCTCCCTCCTGACGGTCTCGGGCGTGGCGCTGCTCGCATCCTCTCTCCCGCACCTGCTCTCCGGCGGAGGTGAGCGTCCTCCGACCTGA
- a CDS encoding PLP-dependent aminotransferase family protein, producing the protein MEAGRTGAVVAAIRTRLVNQTLAPGERLPSIRRLAATMGVAPSTVVEAYDRLTAEGLVRSRRGSGFYATGTGLPPMALAAAGEMRDPTVDPFWVSRQSLDADPAALRPGCGWLPADWMPHALLRRGLRSLARADEATLADYGATRGSPALRRLLAARFAAEGLDVAPGQLLLTPSGTQAVDLVCRLLLRPGDTVLVDDPCYFNFRTLLRAHRVRVVGVPYTRSGPDLDAFAAVLAEAGPRLYLTNSAIHNPTSATPTAQTVHRLLAMASAHDLTIVEDDIFAEFEPEASPRLAVMDGLRRVVRVGSFSKTVSASVRCGYVAARADWIEALVDLQIATGFGGPSPVAAGIVADVLSGGGYRRHMEALRHRLTRARRDTARRLEALGLQPWLMPRGGFYLWCQLPDGLDSTTIAQAALAEGVILAPGNVFSVSGGAAGFLRFNVAQTEDPRVYEVLARAMATARHVG; encoded by the coding sequence ATGGAGGCCGGACGCACCGGGGCGGTAGTGGCCGCGATCCGGACCAGGCTGGTGAACCAGACCCTCGCACCCGGCGAGCGTCTGCCGTCGATCCGTCGGCTCGCGGCCACCATGGGGGTCGCGCCCTCGACCGTCGTCGAGGCCTATGACCGGCTGACCGCGGAGGGCCTCGTCCGGTCGCGCCGGGGATCGGGCTTCTACGCGACGGGTACGGGCCTGCCGCCCATGGCCCTGGCGGCGGCCGGGGAGATGCGGGACCCCACCGTGGACCCGTTCTGGGTCTCGCGGCAGTCGCTCGACGCCGATCCTGCCGCGCTGAGGCCCGGCTGTGGCTGGCTCCCGGCGGACTGGATGCCCCACGCCCTCCTGCGCCGCGGCCTCCGGTCCCTGGCCCGCGCCGACGAGGCCACGCTGGCCGACTACGGCGCGACCCGCGGATCGCCCGCCCTGCGCCGCCTGCTCGCCGCTCGCTTCGCCGCCGAGGGGCTGGATGTCGCTCCCGGGCAGCTGCTGCTGACGCCCTCCGGCACGCAGGCGGTCGACCTGGTCTGCCGCCTCCTGCTCAGGCCGGGCGACACGGTGCTCGTGGACGACCCCTGCTACTTCAACTTCCGCACCCTGCTCCGGGCGCACCGGGTCCGGGTCGTGGGCGTGCCCTACACCCGGTCCGGACCGGACCTGGACGCCTTCGCGGCCGTGCTCGCGGAGGCGGGGCCGCGCCTCTACCTCACGAACTCCGCGATCCACAATCCGACCAGCGCCACGCCGACCGCGCAGACGGTCCACCGCCTCCTGGCGATGGCCTCGGCGCACGACCTGACGATCGTCGAAGACGACATCTTCGCGGAGTTCGAGCCGGAGGCGTCTCCGCGCCTGGCGGTGATGGACGGCCTTCGGCGGGTCGTCAGGGTTGGCAGCTTCTCCAAGACGGTCTCGGCCTCGGTCCGGTGCGGCTACGTCGCGGCCCGCGCGGACTGGATCGAGGCGCTGGTCGACTTGCAGATTGCCACCGGCTTCGGCGGGCCAAGCCCCGTCGCCGCCGGGATCGTCGCCGACGTCCTGTCGGGCGGAGGCTACCGCAGGCACATGGAGGCGCTCCGGCACAGGCTGACGCGCGCACGGCGCGATACCGCCCGCCGCCTGGAAGCCCTCGGCCTACAGCCCTGGCTGATGCCGCGCGGGGGCTTCTACCTCTGGTGCCAGCTGCCAGACGGCCTGGACTCCACCACCATCGCGCAAGCCGCCCTGGCCGAGGGCGTCATCCTGGCGCCCGGCAACGTGTTCAGCGTCTCCGGCGGTGCTGCCGGGTTCCTCCGCTTCAACGTCGCGCAGACGGAAGACCCCCGGGTCTACGAGGTCCTGGCACGAGCGATGGCGACGGCCCGGCATGTGGGCTGA
- a CDS encoding DMT family transporter, whose translation MDRSGQGWAHGFVGMATFSGSLPATRAAVADLSPLFLTSGRAVVAAILAAGLLAVIRPPRPARADLPALALVTAGVVIGFPLLTALALQGISASRSVVFIGLLPLATALFGVLRGGERPRPAFWLFSGLGAAAVAGFALSRGGAASAGGDLLMVAAVLLCGLGYAEGAVLSRRLGGWQVISWALLLSLPPMAVVALATLPASWTGIGAPAWLGFAYVSVFSMLVGFVFWYRGLALGGIARVGQLQLLQPFLSLILSALLLREVVSWAMVATTGLVVLCVIGAKRFA comes from the coding sequence ATGGATCGATCCGGCCAGGGCTGGGCGCACGGCTTCGTCGGTATGGCGACCTTCAGCGGATCGCTCCCGGCGACGCGCGCCGCGGTCGCCGACCTCTCGCCCCTCTTCCTCACCTCGGGCCGGGCCGTGGTGGCGGCCATCCTGGCGGCCGGTCTCCTGGCTGTCATCCGGCCGCCCCGGCCCGCGCGGGCGGACCTGCCCGCCCTGGCACTGGTCACGGCGGGCGTCGTGATCGGCTTCCCCCTGCTGACCGCCCTCGCGCTCCAGGGGATCAGCGCGTCGCGGTCCGTCGTCTTCATCGGCCTCCTGCCGCTGGCGACGGCGCTCTTCGGCGTCCTGCGCGGCGGGGAGCGGCCGCGTCCGGCGTTCTGGCTCTTCTCCGGACTGGGGGCGGCGGCGGTCGCAGGCTTCGCCCTGTCCCGGGGTGGCGCGGCGTCGGCGGGCGGCGACCTGCTCATGGTCGCGGCCGTCCTGCTCTGCGGCCTCGGCTACGCTGAGGGCGCCGTGCTCTCGCGGCGCCTGGGCGGCTGGCAGGTCATCTCCTGGGCGCTGCTGCTCTCCCTGCCGCCGATGGCCGTCGTCGCCCTGGCCACTCTTCCCGCCTCCTGGACAGGGATCGGTGCGCCCGCCTGGCTCGGCTTCGCCTACGTCTCGGTCTTCAGCATGCTCGTCGGCTTCGTCTTCTGGTACCGCGGCCTCGCGCTCGGCGGGATCGCCCGCGTCGGCCAGCTCCAGCTGCTGCAGCCGTTCCTCAGTCTAATCCTGTCGGCCCTGCTGCTGCGCGAGGTCGTCTCCTGGGCGATGGTCGCGACGACGGGGCTGGTCGTCCTCTGCGTCATCGGTGCCAAGCGATTCGCCTGA
- a CDS encoding MFS transporter: MVLLAANLRPALTGVGPLVEQIRQATGLSLTEAGLLNSLPLLALGAFAPLAHLGRRLGMERTLVAALLLLCAGLLIRSHGSVEALFVGSACLAAGIAIGNVLVPGIIKRDFPDRVRGMTTVYAITLGLTAAIASGLAVPLSALLPGGWRAALAVWAIPAAVALLVWLPPATLSASEPGTSRGSGAVSPWRSRLGWLVTAFMGLQSLMFYVTVAWFPTILQGNGFSPAEAGLLMTLFQLVGLAVSAMMPALLRRAKDQTRYASAGSAAMAVSVVGILVLPQAAYLWLTIMGLGGGACLTLALAFISLRSANHHEAASLSVMSQTVGYMVAAAGPIGFGLLHDATGSWSVPLVLLAAAGLLQAFVGFGAGQDRTLAARPQS, encoded by the coding sequence TTGGTCCTGCTGGCAGCCAACCTGCGCCCCGCCCTCACGGGCGTTGGCCCGCTGGTGGAACAGATCCGGCAGGCCACCGGCCTGTCGCTGACGGAAGCGGGCCTCCTGAACAGCCTGCCCCTCCTGGCACTCGGCGCATTTGCCCCTCTGGCGCATCTTGGCCGCCGCCTGGGGATGGAGCGCACGCTTGTCGCGGCGCTCCTGCTCCTGTGCGCAGGTCTGCTCATCCGCTCCCACGGCTCCGTCGAGGCCCTGTTCGTCGGGTCTGCCTGCCTTGCGGCCGGGATCGCCATCGGCAACGTCCTGGTGCCCGGCATCATCAAGCGGGACTTCCCGGACCGTGTCAGGGGGATGACCACGGTCTACGCCATCACGCTGGGCCTGACAGCGGCGATCGCCTCCGGCCTGGCGGTGCCCTTGTCCGCGTTGCTGCCTGGCGGATGGAGAGCAGCTCTGGCGGTCTGGGCGATCCCGGCCGCAGTCGCGCTCCTGGTCTGGCTGCCGCCCGCGACGCTATCGGCGAGCGAGCCAGGCACGTCCCGGGGATCGGGTGCGGTCTCGCCATGGCGGTCGCGGCTGGGCTGGCTGGTGACCGCCTTCATGGGCCTCCAGTCGCTCATGTTCTACGTGACCGTCGCCTGGTTCCCCACGATCCTCCAGGGCAACGGGTTCAGCCCCGCCGAGGCCGGTCTCCTCATGACCCTCTTCCAGCTCGTCGGCCTTGCCGTGAGCGCCATGATGCCAGCGCTCCTGAGGCGGGCGAAGGACCAGACGCGGTATGCATCCGCCGGGTCGGCCGCCATGGCGGTGTCGGTCGTCGGCATCCTCGTCCTTCCCCAGGCGGCCTACCTCTGGCTCACGATCATGGGACTGGGCGGCGGAGCCTGCCTCACCCTGGCACTGGCTTTCATCAGCCTGCGGTCCGCGAACCACCATGAAGCCGCCTCGCTGTCGGTCATGTCACAGACGGTGGGCTACATGGTAGCGGCGGCCGGTCCGATCGGCTTCGGCCTGCTGCACGACGCTACCGGGAGCTGGTCGGTGCCGCTGGTCCTTCTCGCCGCCGCCGGACTCCTGCAGGCGTTCGTCGGCTTCGGCGCCGGACAGGATCGGACCCTTGCGGCACGGCCGCAGAGCTGA
- a CDS encoding helix-turn-helix transcriptional regulator, with protein MASSFYSLQAGEPHGVVSALHVTVAAKAEEVPEHEHHSGQLIFALHGAVTCEVPGSLWIVPPDCAVWIPGGVRHSSRATANARMCFLFVRPEVTHLRDAPCTLAITPMVREMILHLAAQGIQAEEDAQTSRVVQALLGELERLTTTSYQLPVPGHPKLRRITDALTRDPSERSTLADWADRLATSERTLARLIEAETGMTFGRWRQQLQVLVALRGLASGLPVQQVSEVLGYGSVTAFITMFKRATGVTPARYFASRGP; from the coding sequence ATGGCGTCGTCGTTCTACAGCCTCCAGGCAGGCGAGCCGCACGGGGTCGTCTCCGCTCTCCACGTGACGGTTGCCGCAAAGGCCGAGGAGGTGCCGGAGCATGAGCACCACAGCGGCCAGCTCATCTTCGCCCTCCATGGTGCGGTGACCTGCGAAGTTCCCGGCTCCCTCTGGATCGTCCCGCCCGACTGTGCAGTCTGGATCCCGGGCGGCGTCCGGCACAGCAGCCGGGCGACAGCCAACGCACGCATGTGCTTTCTCTTCGTAAGGCCCGAGGTCACCCACCTCAGGGATGCACCCTGCACGCTCGCGATCACGCCGATGGTGCGCGAGATGATCCTGCATCTCGCGGCGCAGGGTATCCAGGCCGAGGAGGACGCGCAGACCTCCCGCGTCGTGCAGGCGCTCCTTGGTGAGCTCGAGCGCCTGACGACCACGAGCTACCAGCTTCCCGTGCCAGGCCACCCCAAGCTGAGGCGGATCACCGACGCGCTCACCAGGGATCCGTCCGAGCGAAGCACTCTGGCCGACTGGGCGGATCGCCTCGCGACAAGCGAGCGGACGCTCGCCCGGCTGATCGAGGCGGAGACGGGGATGACCTTCGGCCGGTGGCGCCAGCAACTCCAGGTCCTTGTCGCTTTACGGGGGCTGGCGTCGGGCCTGCCCGTGCAGCAGGTCTCGGAAGTCCTGGGCTACGGATCGGTGACCGCGTTCATCACGATGTTCAAGAGGGCCACGGGCGTGACTCCGGCGCGCTATTTCGCCAGCCGGGGTCCCTGA